From the genome of Perca fluviatilis chromosome 1, GENO_Pfluv_1.0, whole genome shotgun sequence, one region includes:
- the c1h22orf23 gene encoding UPF0193 protein EVG1 isoform X1 — MYRDNPKYKPQRLLIMSLRLQMETSRSRDGRGLWNNPGATQYSKETQDLLRLMMQESKLTNLQRKKINECLKNGAALPLTSESTSPASAPQPKSSKSVQKRLPGNPQRRSAESCRSGNSYVREKFRPGPIRDSEKEKRRLQNILATGKEEPTVAAFQNVRACRNLEVAEQKDEYQEVLDEIEERRQFLADMTSLGLEKQYINIITTEISQRIRELQVLDKARSPNKDEMMSERKGETAEQMTETMDLKETVGEKTHCH; from the exons ATGTACAGAGATAACCCTAAGTATAAGCCCCAGAGATTGCTGATCATGTCTTTGAGGTTGCAGATGGAGACCTCACGGAGTAGAGATGGCAGAGGACTGTGGAACAACCCCGGAGCCACCCAGTACAGCAAGGAGACCCAGGATCTGCTGAGAT TAATGATGCAGGAATCAAAACTCACCAACCTCCAAAGAAAAAAGATCAACGAATGCCTCAAGA ATGGAGCTGCTCTACCACTGACCTCTGAGTCCACATCACCAGCTTCTGCCCCTCAGCCTAAAAGCAGTAAATCTGTTCAGAAACGTCTGCCAGGCAATCCTCAGAGACGCAGCGCTGAATCTTGTCGCTCTGGGAACAGCTACGTCAGAGAAAAGTTCCGTCCTGGTCCTATAA GGGACtcggagaaagagaagaggaggctTCAGAACATATTGGCAACGGGAAAAGAAGAGCCAACAGTTGCAGCTTTCCAAAATGTTCGTGCATGTCGGAACCTAGAAGTGGCAGAGCAGAAAGACGAGTATCAGGAAG TTCTGGATGAgatagaggagagaagacagttTCTGGCAGATATGACCTCTCTGGGTCTGGAGAAGCAGTACATCAACATCATCACCACTGAGATATCCCAG AGGATTCGAGAACTGCAGGTGTTGGACAAGGCCCGCAGTCCCAACAAGGATGAAATGATGTCTGAGAGGAAAGGGGAGACTGCAGAACAGATGACAGAAACAATGGATTTGAAAGAGACCGTAGGAGAGAAGACTCACTGCCACTGA
- the c1h22orf23 gene encoding UPF0193 protein EVG1 isoform X2, with product METSRSRDGRGLWNNPGATQYSKETQDLLRLMMQESKLTNLQRKKINECLKNGAALPLTSESTSPASAPQPKSSKSVQKRLPGNPQRRSAESCRSGNSYVREKFRPGPIRDSEKEKRRLQNILATGKEEPTVAAFQNVRACRNLEVAEQKDEYQEVLDEIEERRQFLADMTSLGLEKQYINIITTEISQRIRELQVLDKARSPNKDEMMSERKGETAEQMTETMDLKETVGEKTHCH from the exons ATGGAGACCTCACGGAGTAGAGATGGCAGAGGACTGTGGAACAACCCCGGAGCCACCCAGTACAGCAAGGAGACCCAGGATCTGCTGAGAT TAATGATGCAGGAATCAAAACTCACCAACCTCCAAAGAAAAAAGATCAACGAATGCCTCAAGA ATGGAGCTGCTCTACCACTGACCTCTGAGTCCACATCACCAGCTTCTGCCCCTCAGCCTAAAAGCAGTAAATCTGTTCAGAAACGTCTGCCAGGCAATCCTCAGAGACGCAGCGCTGAATCTTGTCGCTCTGGGAACAGCTACGTCAGAGAAAAGTTCCGTCCTGGTCCTATAA GGGACtcggagaaagagaagaggaggctTCAGAACATATTGGCAACGGGAAAAGAAGAGCCAACAGTTGCAGCTTTCCAAAATGTTCGTGCATGTCGGAACCTAGAAGTGGCAGAGCAGAAAGACGAGTATCAGGAAG TTCTGGATGAgatagaggagagaagacagttTCTGGCAGATATGACCTCTCTGGGTCTGGAGAAGCAGTACATCAACATCATCACCACTGAGATATCCCAG AGGATTCGAGAACTGCAGGTGTTGGACAAGGCCCGCAGTCCCAACAAGGATGAAATGATGTCTGAGAGGAAAGGGGAGACTGCAGAACAGATGACAGAAACAATGGATTTGAAAGAGACCGTAGGAGAGAAGACTCACTGCCACTGA